The Zobellia alginiliquefaciens genome contains a region encoding:
- the tkt gene encoding transketolase, producing the protein MNETIQNLETKAIDTVRILAADAVQKAESGHPGTAMSLAPMGHVLWTEAMNYSPKNHKWPNRDRFILSAGHACILQYSFLYLTGYDISMEDIKNFRQLHSKTAGHPEYDLLDGVEVTTGPLGQGFANGVGFAIAQKFLASRFNKPDFEIFDYNIFVICSDGDMMEGVSAEAASLAGNLKLGNMIYLYDDNHISIEGDTDITFRDNTAKRFESYGWHVQELDDGNDTEAIAKAIEKAKQEEDRPSLIKVRTHIAYGSPNKQDTAEAHGSPLGDDEVKLVKENFDFDPEEKFNVDDDVLEYYRQTGDKGAKKEKEWNQLFERYKEKYPELAQEYEQITEGKLPDGWRDKLPVFDSSEKIATRKASGKVLNAIAEYFPNLVGGSADLAPSTATNLDDYESFSFENWGGRNFHFGVREHAMGAILNGMALSDYLIPYGATFLIFSDYMRPPLRLASIMKISPIMVYTHDSIGLGEDGTTHQPVEQLAGLRSVPDLTLIRPADANETAQAWRIALEHTGGPLALVLTRQGLPVINQEKYTKATALEKGAYILSEADNEPDIILIGTGSEVHLLLEAQMKLKDEEISARVVSMPSWELFEKQDKDYKEKVFPVSIRKRLAVEAASPFGWCKYVTDEGDVLGIERYGESAPGEEILKEYGFSVENVIKKAKALL; encoded by the coding sequence ATGAACGAAACTATACAGAATCTAGAAACAAAAGCGATTGACACCGTACGAATATTAGCTGCAGACGCAGTCCAAAAGGCAGAATCCGGCCATCCGGGTACAGCCATGTCCCTAGCCCCTATGGGGCATGTTTTATGGACGGAAGCAATGAACTACAGCCCTAAAAATCATAAATGGCCTAATCGTGACCGATTTATCCTTTCTGCCGGGCACGCCTGTATTCTGCAATACAGTTTCCTATACCTAACGGGATACGATATAAGTATGGAGGATATAAAGAATTTTAGACAACTACATAGCAAAACGGCAGGACATCCAGAGTATGATTTGTTAGATGGTGTTGAAGTAACTACCGGCCCGTTGGGACAAGGTTTTGCTAATGGGGTTGGATTTGCCATTGCGCAAAAGTTTCTGGCATCACGCTTTAATAAACCCGATTTTGAAATCTTTGATTATAACATTTTTGTTATTTGTAGCGATGGTGATATGATGGAAGGTGTTAGTGCCGAAGCTGCTTCCTTGGCAGGAAATCTAAAGTTGGGCAATATGATTTATTTGTACGATGACAATCATATTTCCATAGAAGGTGATACGGATATTACATTTCGGGACAATACCGCCAAAAGATTCGAATCATACGGCTGGCATGTGCAGGAGCTTGATGATGGCAATGACACAGAAGCTATTGCCAAAGCCATTGAAAAGGCGAAACAGGAAGAAGACAGACCATCGCTAATAAAGGTGCGAACACATATTGCCTACGGTAGCCCAAATAAACAAGATACAGCCGAAGCCCATGGTTCCCCGTTAGGAGATGATGAAGTGAAACTGGTGAAAGAGAATTTTGATTTTGATCCGGAAGAAAAATTCAATGTCGATGATGATGTACTGGAGTATTACCGTCAAACAGGTGATAAAGGAGCCAAGAAGGAGAAAGAATGGAATCAACTTTTTGAGCGGTATAAAGAAAAGTATCCTGAACTGGCTCAAGAATACGAGCAGATAACGGAAGGCAAATTACCCGATGGCTGGAGAGATAAATTACCTGTATTCGATTCCTCAGAAAAAATAGCGACCCGAAAAGCATCAGGAAAGGTATTGAACGCTATTGCGGAATATTTTCCTAATCTAGTTGGTGGATCGGCTGACCTTGCCCCCTCTACAGCGACCAATTTGGATGACTATGAATCGTTTTCATTTGAAAATTGGGGAGGTCGCAATTTCCACTTTGGAGTTAGGGAGCATGCCATGGGAGCTATTTTAAATGGTATGGCGTTAAGTGACTACCTCATCCCTTATGGCGCTACATTTCTCATTTTTTCCGATTATATGAGGCCACCCCTGCGCCTTGCCTCCATTATGAAAATCAGTCCTATTATGGTCTATACGCACGATAGCATTGGCTTGGGCGAAGATGGCACCACCCACCAACCTGTTGAGCAGCTGGCCGGATTGCGTTCTGTACCTGACCTGACACTCATACGCCCCGCGGATGCCAATGAGACGGCACAAGCTTGGCGGATAGCACTTGAACATACGGGTGGACCGTTAGCCTTGGTACTGACACGACAAGGACTTCCAGTTATAAACCAGGAAAAATACACCAAGGCCACAGCACTTGAAAAAGGAGCCTACATACTTTCCGAAGCCGATAATGAGCCAGATATTATACTTATAGGCACAGGCTCAGAAGTGCATTTATTGCTTGAGGCACAAATGAAGTTGAAAGATGAGGAAATATCCGCACGCGTGGTAAGCATGCCGTCCTGGGAACTTTTTGAAAAACAGGATAAAGACTATAAGGAAAAGGTATTTCCAGTATCAATTCGTAAAAGATTGGCTGTGGAGGCCGCATCTCCTTTTGGTTGGTGCAAATACGTAACGGATGAAGGTGACGTACTTGGTATTGAACGGTACGGTGAATCTGCGCCCGGGGAAGAAATTTTAAAGGAATATGGTTTTAGTGTCGAAAACGTAATTAAAAAAGCAAAAGCATTGCTTTAA
- a CDS encoding arsenate reductase family protein, whose product MSVLAKNKRQISYIYSSESDLGRKVLGYVEGIEKKIRTVDISRENLGNTIWTEISEMLGMPFEDFLATEHPSAPEIVKEGSFDTTGWLKILDKNPFLLQKPIAILNNRAKLIESRADILSFYGVDSAGLEQSPSEGGPEISSKTEKETFVPEIKKKGSMD is encoded by the coding sequence ATGAGTGTATTAGCAAAAAATAAAAGACAAATTAGCTATATCTATAGTTCAGAATCGGATTTGGGCAGAAAAGTTCTGGGGTATGTTGAGGGAATTGAGAAAAAAATCCGGACTGTAGATATTTCTAGAGAAAACCTCGGGAACACCATATGGACAGAGATATCAGAAATGCTGGGGATGCCATTTGAAGACTTCCTGGCAACGGAACATCCGAGCGCTCCAGAAATAGTTAAAGAAGGTAGTTTTGATACTACGGGCTGGTTGAAGATTCTGGATAAGAACCCTTTTCTTTTGCAAAAACCTATCGCAATCTTAAATAACAGGGCTAAATTAATAGAATCTCGAGCCGATATCCTTTCATTTTACGGTGTTGATTCTGCGGGATTGGAACAGAGTCCTTCAGAGGGTGGTCCCGAAATCTCTTCGAAAACCGAAAAGGAAACATTCGTACCTGAAATAAAAAAGAAAGGTTCAATGGATTGA